A region from the Polyodon spathula isolate WHYD16114869_AA unplaced genomic scaffold, ASM1765450v1 scaffolds_2704, whole genome shotgun sequence genome encodes:
- the LOC121310862 gene encoding E3 ubiquitin/ISG15 ligase TRIM25-like has translation MAEANILVAHDQFSCSVCLELLKDPVAIPCGHSYCMGCIKNCWDQTDHTGVYSCPQCRKTFTPRPVLCRNTVLAEVVEELKKTGLNPPPAHSDAGPGDVPCDFCTGRKFKAVKSCLTCLASYCETHVKPHYEGAAFKRHKLVNATGNLEQKLCAEHQKVLEVFCRTDQTCICLLCTQDEHKSHDTVSAEKERTGKQ, from the coding sequence ATGGCAGAAGCAAATATTCTTGTAGCACATGACCAGTttagctgttcagtgtgtctggagcTATTGAAGGACCCAGTCGCTATTCCATGtggacacagttactgtatgggGTGTATTAAGAACTGCTGGGATCAGACTGATCATACAGGTGTCTACAGCTGCCCCCAGTGCAGAAAGACCTTTACCCCAAGGCCTGTTCTGTGCAGAAACACCGTGCTGGCTGAGGTCGTGGAGGAATTAAAGAAGACAGGACtcaatcctcctcctgctcacagTGATGCTGGACCTGGAGATGTGCCGTGTGATTTCTGCACTGGGAGGAAGTTCAaagctgtgaaatcctgtttgacgtgcctggcctcttactgtgaaacacacgtcAAGCCACACTATGAGGGGGCTGCTTTCAAGAGGCACAAGCTGGTCAATGCAActggaaatctggagcagaagcTTTGTGCTGAACACCAAAAGGTTTTGGAGGTCTTCTGTAGAACCGATCAGACGTGTATTTGCTTGTTGTGTACACAAGATGAACACAAGAGTCATGATACAGTCTCAGCTGAGAAAGAAAGGACTGGGAAACAG